CCCCTCTCCTCACGCCTTGTTTTTCTTGGCATCTTCTGCTTCCAGGGGTAATATGAAAGGCCGAAAGCCATACAGGGAAGGACCCTCATGTTCGCAGTGTCCCGAGGGCAGAGTCTGTGTCAACTCCTTGTGTGGTAAGTGAAGCAAAGCGGCGCGTGTTCCTTGACGGGCTATTGGGACTCAGACCCCTGGGCTGAAGTCCAGGCTCTGAACCCTCCTGGAGCTATCAGGAAGCCCTGGACCAGCAGTTCCAGGGCTGGACCATGAGACATCAGGTGCAATGGCAGCCCCTAAAACAGGTCAGCTGCCTCAAGATGAGGAGGATTGGACAAGGACTTTGTACCCCCTTAGCCAGCAATTGTTGCCCCATGAGGATGCCCCAATCCTgaggggcaggaggtggtgtGAGGGAGATGAGATGTCTCCAGGTTGGGAACCCCAGAGTGGGGGACGGCCCAGAGTGACCTGAGAGGGGTCAGCTGCTGCTTCACCCCGCAGCTGATTTCTGCTGGCCCTGCTCAATGCAGGGGATCTGTTGAGGTCAGCTGACCCTAGCCCTAACCCATGGCACTTTTCATCTCTTACCAGAACCCACTGTAGAAGAGACCACTCCAGCCCCTGTGACAGCAAAGGCAAGCCCATCCACCCCAACCACAACCATGCCAAAACCCACAACCACAGCCAAACCAGAACCCACAACACCAGTGCCCACCAAAACTACAGCCAAACCAGAACCCACAACACCAGCGCCCACCAAAACTACAGCCAAACCAGAACCCACACCACCAGTGCCTACCACAGCCAAGCCAAGACCCACAACCACACTTCCAACCACAACCACAGCCAAGCCACCacccacaaccacgctcccaaccacaaccacgctcccaacCACAGCCACAGCCAAGCCAAAACCCACAACCACACTCCCAACCACAGCCAAGCCACCacccacaaccacgctcccagcCACAACCACAGCTAAGCCACCACCCACAACCATGCTCCCGACCACAACCACAGCCAAACCACTCCCAACCACAGCCAAACCACCCACAACCACACTCCCAACCACAACCACAGCTAAGCCACCACCCACAACCATGCTCCCGACCACAACCACAGCCAAACCACCCACAACCATGCTCCCAACCACAGCCAAACCACCCACAACCATGCTCCCAACCACAGCCAAACCACCCACAACCACACTCCCAACCACAACCACAGCTAAGCCACCACCCACAACCATGCTCCCAACCACAACCACAGCCAAACCACCCACAACCATGCTCCCAACCACAGCCAAACCACCCACAACCATGCTCCCAACCACAGCCAAACCACCCACAACCATGCTCCCAACCACAGCCAAACCACCCACAACCACTCTCCCGACCACAACCACAGCCAAGCCACCACCTACAGCCGTGCTCCCAACCACAGCCAAGCCAAAACCTGCAACACTAGCACCCATCACAATGACAGCCAAGCCAAAACCTGCCACCACACTTCCAATGAAAACCCCAGCCAAGCTAAAACCCGCAACACCAGCAGCTACCACAGCCATGGCCAAGCCAAAACCTACCATGCCAGCACCCAGCACTAGTACTGCCAGGCCAAAGCCCACCATGCTAAAAACCACgacaccaaaacccaccacaaccaccACTACTGCCAAGCCAACACCCACCACAACCACTACTACAGCCAAGCCACCACCCACCACACCAAAACTCACCACAACCACTACCGCCAAGCCACCACCCACCACACCAAAACTCACCACAACCACTACCGCCAAGCCACCACCCACCACACCAAAACTCACCACAACCACTACCGCCAAGCCAACACCCACCACACCAAAACTtaccacaaccaccaccacagCCAAGCCAACAcccaccccaccaaaacccaccacaaccaccACTACCACCAAGTCAACACGCACCGCAACCAGCACAACAGCCAAGCTAGTACCCACcacaccaaaacccaccacaactaTGGCCAAGCCAAAACCCGCcacaccaaaacccaccacaaccaccACTACAGCCAAGCCACCACCCACcacaccaaaacccaccacaaccaccACTACCACCAAGTCAACACGCACCGCAACCAGCACAACAGCCAAGCTAGCACCCACcacaccaaaacccaccacaactaTGGCCAAGCCAAAACCCGCcacaccaaaacccaccacaaccaccACTATGGCCAAGCCACCACCCACcacaccaaaacccaccacaactgtGGCTAAGCCAAAACCTGCCACAGCTACAGCCAAGCCAACACCCACCACACCAACATCTACCACCGCTACAGCCAAGCCAACACCTGCTGCTGCAACATCAGCAAAGCCAAAACTCACCACTACAACACCAGCACCTACCACAACAGCAAAGACACAACCGAAAACTGCCACAACCACAAAGCCAGAATCCACTGAAACAGAAAGACCCAATCCTACTGAGGCAACTGGGCTAACTCTTTCCTTTGAGCCCACGTTAGATGTGGATTACACAGTATCTCCAGAAGTA
The Harpia harpyja isolate bHarHar1 chromosome 19, bHarHar1 primary haplotype, whole genome shotgun sequence DNA segment above includes these coding regions:
- the PI16 gene encoding LOW QUALITY PROTEIN: peptidase inhibitor 16 (The sequence of the model RefSeq protein was modified relative to this genomic sequence to represent the inferred CDS: inserted 1 base in 1 codon), which gives rise to MLASDPACRNFWTIESTVDPGPDEGEVLELSWSLTDKEKKIILDEHNKYRSQVSPPAMDMLKMSWDTELEAFAQAYAEKCIWDHNKERGRRGENLFAMAPTLDLEFAVEDWNGEEKYYNLTASTCVPGQMCGHYTQVVWASTHQIGCGAKFCEKIEGIETEDMYLLVCNYYPPGNMKGRKPYREGPSCSQCPEGRVCVNSLCEPTVEETTPAPVTAKASPSTPTTTMPKPTTTAKPEPTTPVPTKTTAKPEPTTPAPTKTTAKPEPTPPVPTTAKPRPTTTLPTTTTAKPPPTTTLPTTTTAKPPTTTLPTTTTAKPPPTAVLPTTAKPKPATLAPITMTAKPKPATTLPMKTPAKLKPATPAATTAMAKPKXYHASTQH